From a region of the Vaginimicrobium propionicum genome:
- a CDS encoding sugar porter family MFS transporter, with protein sequence MSGEKTALESSRANGLVIRSAIVASIGGLIFGFDTAVISGTTKSLTEVFSLSPQSLGFTVASATIGTIAGALAGGGLADKYGRKKLLFVIGLLFLVGGLGTALAPASAYWLFLGSRFLGGVGVGMASVCAPIYIAEIAPARQRGRLVGLVQFNIVLGILVAYASNAIIRAIVHGDTAWRWMLGVMAVPSIVFLLLLFTVPETPRWLMAQGREDEAEHISLKLCSTTEESDLELAEIRSQIERDRAQSKTKVRFFSKRYRKVILMAIAIAAFNQLSGINAILYYAPMVMQEAGAGENASYLMSIAVGFMNLVATMTALTVIDKLGRRTLMLVGSIGYLVSLGFLTFVMFRFEGNFTSGSSIMVLVGLLVFIAAHAFGQGSVIWVFISEIFPNKVRGAGQSVGSATHWTFAAITSGIFPSMIAFLGGGWSFLVFFLCMCGQLIWVLRIMPETKGIPLEEMAEKLGVE encoded by the coding sequence ATGTCAGGTGAGAAGACAGCTTTAGAAAGCTCACGTGCCAACGGCTTAGTGATCCGAAGCGCCATTGTGGCGTCCATCGGTGGCTTGATTTTCGGATTCGACACCGCCGTCATTTCTGGCACAACAAAATCATTAACCGAAGTGTTCTCGCTCTCACCGCAGTCGCTCGGCTTCACCGTTGCCTCAGCAACAATCGGCACCATCGCCGGCGCGTTGGCAGGCGGCGGCCTAGCCGATAAATACGGGCGAAAGAAATTGTTATTCGTTATCGGCTTACTGTTCTTAGTTGGCGGTCTTGGTACCGCTCTAGCGCCGGCCTCGGCCTACTGGCTATTCCTCGGCTCGCGATTCCTTGGCGGGGTCGGCGTTGGCATGGCCAGCGTGTGCGCACCTATTTATATCGCGGAAATTGCTCCGGCACGACAACGCGGGCGTCTTGTCGGTTTAGTGCAATTTAATATCGTGTTAGGTATTTTGGTGGCCTACGCCTCGAACGCCATCATTCGCGCAATCGTCCACGGGGATACCGCTTGGCGATGGATGCTCGGCGTCATGGCAGTGCCGTCAATTGTGTTCTTGCTGTTGCTGTTTACCGTGCCGGAAACTCCGCGCTGGCTAATGGCTCAAGGACGCGAAGACGAGGCTGAACATATCAGCCTTAAGCTGTGTTCAACCACAGAGGAATCCGACCTGGAGCTGGCGGAAATCAGAAGTCAGATTGAGCGTGACCGAGCCCAATCTAAGACGAAAGTGCGTTTCTTCTCCAAGCGCTATCGCAAGGTGATTCTGATGGCTATTGCGATAGCCGCTTTCAACCAGCTATCGGGCATTAATGCGATTCTTTACTACGCGCCGATGGTTATGCAGGAAGCGGGCGCGGGTGAGAATGCGTCCTATCTCATGTCTATCGCGGTTGGTTTCATGAATCTTGTCGCAACAATGACCGCGCTAACTGTTATCGACAAGCTCGGACGCCGCACTCTAATGCTCGTCGGCTCTATCGGATACCTAGTCAGCTTGGGTTTCTTAACTTTCGTAATGTTCAGGTTTGAGGGCAACTTCACCTCCGGCTCGTCCATCATGGTGCTGGTCGGGTTGCTGGTGTTCATTGCGGCGCACGCATTCGGCCAAGGCTCAGTTATTTGGGTGTTCATCTCGGAAATCTTCCCGAATAAGGTGCGCGGCGCCGGTCAGTCCGTCGGCTCAGCAACCCACTGGACTTTCGCGGCCATCACTTCCGGCATTTTCCCCTCGATGATTGCGTTCCTGGGCGGCGGTTGGTCGTTCCTAGTGTTCTTCCTGTGCATGTGCGGTCAGCTAATCTGGGTGCTTAGAATCATGCCGGAAACCAAGGGAATCCCGCTAGAGGAAATGGCCGAGAAGCTAGGTGTGGAGTAA
- a CDS encoding type IV toxin-antitoxin system AbiEi family antitoxin domain-containing protein has protein sequence MQTLVNLATGDNGYVTSAQVTAAGIPRRKLAEAINAGQLMQVDRGLYALPETWEDPFYVAQHRFSRGVFSDDSALFLHGMTDRAPFSFTMTFPRSYNATAARAAQIVCRSCADDVLDLGLSEAVTVYGNTVKAYNLERTLCDLVRGQRVVDSQVFTPAMRTYMKSPERNPTKLVDYARRLNVERKIRTYLEVLL, from the coding sequence ATGCAGACTCTAGTGAATCTCGCGACGGGCGATAACGGCTACGTCACGTCGGCTCAGGTTACTGCTGCCGGTATTCCCAGACGAAAACTAGCTGAGGCAATTAACGCTGGGCAGCTTATGCAAGTTGATCGTGGCCTTTATGCACTTCCGGAAACATGGGAAGACCCCTTCTATGTGGCGCAACATAGGTTTTCGCGCGGGGTTTTTTCTGACGATTCCGCTCTTTTTTTGCATGGTATGACAGATCGGGCACCGTTTTCGTTCACTATGACCTTCCCGCGAAGCTACAACGCTACTGCTGCCAGGGCTGCGCAAATCGTGTGCCGCTCCTGTGCTGATGACGTCCTTGATCTCGGCTTAAGTGAGGCTGTCACCGTGTATGGCAACACTGTTAAGGCCTACAACCTGGAGAGAACGCTGTGTGACCTTGTGCGCGGTCAACGGGTGGTTGATAGTCAAGTATTTACGCCAGCCATGCGAACGTACATGAAAAGTCCAGAACGCAACCCGACGAAGCTCGTGGATTATGCGCGTCGGTTGAATGTCGAACGCAAAATTCGAACCTATCTGGAGGTGCTGTTGTGA
- a CDS encoding carbohydrate kinase, producing MTEIKTLGRPVLCLGEALIDVINRDGTIEEKVGGSPLNVACGLAQLDHPTLMGSWWGNDQRGQLIEEHLTAAGVGVVPGSGQADKTSIANAMIDELGQASYTFEMDWQLPPLPDASEISHLHTGSFAATLEPGASSVLAAVKSMAIRGTVSYDPNARPSLMGSPEDVRPRIEELIGLSDLVKASDEDIAWLYGEDTPVEAVLRKWKSLGPGLVIATRGPWGAYALCAGDRDMLVVDPLNVEVADTVGAGDSFMAGLISGLLDAGLLGSTEAKRRLRQARLGDVREALHRAVITSGLTVSHVGAYSPDRVEVKSVKIADPTL from the coding sequence ATGACAGAAATTAAAACGTTAGGGCGTCCAGTGCTATGCCTGGGCGAGGCGCTCATTGACGTCATTAACCGCGACGGGACAATCGAAGAAAAGGTTGGCGGCTCGCCGCTCAATGTGGCTTGTGGGCTAGCTCAACTCGACCACCCCACGCTAATGGGGTCTTGGTGGGGTAACGACCAACGCGGCCAACTCATCGAGGAACACTTAACAGCCGCCGGCGTTGGGGTTGTGCCCGGCAGCGGCCAAGCAGATAAGACGTCGATAGCCAACGCCATGATCGACGAGTTAGGCCAAGCCAGCTACACATTCGAGATGGATTGGCAACTGCCGCCCCTGCCCGACGCCTCAGAGATTAGTCACCTACACACTGGCAGTTTCGCCGCGACCTTGGAGCCGGGCGCGTCGTCCGTACTGGCGGCAGTAAAGTCGATGGCCATTCGAGGGACGGTCAGTTACGATCCGAATGCGCGCCCATCGCTAATGGGCAGCCCCGAGGACGTGCGTCCTCGAATCGAGGAGCTAATCGGCCTATCAGACCTTGTCAAAGCCAGTGATGAGGACATCGCTTGGCTCTACGGGGAAGATACCCCCGTAGAAGCTGTACTGCGCAAATGGAAGAGCCTAGGGCCGGGGCTAGTCATAGCTACGCGCGGACCTTGGGGCGCCTATGCGCTATGCGCCGGAGACCGGGACATGCTAGTTGTAGACCCACTAAACGTCGAAGTCGCGGACACCGTCGGCGCTGGGGACTCATTCATGGCTGGGCTAATTTCGGGCTTATTAGACGCTGGGCTACTCGGCTCAACCGAAGCCAAACGCCGATTGCGACAAGCACGACTGGGAGATGTTCGCGAGGCTTTACACCGTGCAGTCATCACCTCTGGGCTGACAGTTAGCCACGTCGGCGCCTACTCGCCTGACCGCGTCGAAGTTAAGAGCGTAAAAATCGCCGACCCGACACTTTAA
- a CDS encoding acyltransferase, translating into MSVETKQREKLDYINVASVISAFAVVMLHTNYVFWDYQPDTLFWKSANVIETVCYFAVPVFFMISAATLMDFNKRYGIKTYFIKRFRRAVVPFIAWSLIGLAYKIYPLRYVSPQDITPKFIISGLLNGSLVDIYWFFIPLFCIYLSLPLFAAVPDEKRKTLFTYLAVAGFLLNILPPFLLGVTGKELATGLSVGVVAGYLFYVPVGYLISRYEIAPKARIVIYVLGVFGLAMHMFGTFIYSRPAGEISGVFKGYQNVPCVLYSIAVFVFIRYATPHIMKHKPLAWLTNTLRTYTLSIYLLHIYVVRTLARLFDGIGYSLTYRLLAPFGIVIIAVFGAWVIRKIPVVREILP; encoded by the coding sequence ATGAGTGTTGAAACAAAGCAGCGTGAAAAACTGGATTACATAAATGTTGCTAGCGTCATTTCAGCATTTGCCGTCGTTATGTTGCACACTAATTATGTTTTTTGGGACTACCAACCGGATACTCTATTTTGGAAAAGCGCGAATGTGATAGAGACTGTCTGTTATTTTGCGGTGCCGGTATTTTTCATGATTTCTGCCGCTACATTAATGGATTTCAATAAACGGTACGGTATCAAAACGTATTTTATAAAGCGTTTCAGAAGAGCTGTAGTGCCTTTTATCGCCTGGAGTCTCATTGGTCTTGCTTACAAAATTTATCCTCTAAGATATGTTTCCCCTCAAGACATAACTCCAAAGTTCATTATCTCTGGCCTATTAAACGGTAGTTTGGTTGATATTTATTGGTTCTTTATTCCGTTGTTTTGCATTTACCTATCTCTTCCGCTCTTCGCCGCTGTTCCGGACGAAAAACGCAAAACTTTATTTACCTATTTGGCGGTTGCCGGATTTTTGCTGAATATCCTTCCGCCTTTCCTGCTTGGGGTTACCGGCAAGGAGCTTGCTACCGGGCTGTCCGTGGGAGTTGTTGCGGGCTACCTCTTTTATGTTCCGGTTGGTTATCTGATTAGCCGCTACGAGATCGCCCCTAAAGCCAGGATAGTTATCTACGTTTTGGGCGTGTTTGGCCTGGCTATGCACATGTTCGGCACGTTCATCTACTCGCGTCCAGCGGGCGAGATATCTGGCGTATTCAAGGGGTATCAAAATGTGCCGTGTGTCCTTTACTCCATAGCGGTTTTCGTCTTTATCAGGTACGCCACCCCACACATAATGAAACACAAGCCACTCGCTTGGCTAACAAACACGCTGCGCACCTACACGCTGAGTATCTATTTACTGCACATCTACGTGGTACGTACGCTAGCCAGACTTTTCGACGGTATTGGCTATTCATTGACCTACCGGCTGCTAGCACCTTTTGGGATTGTGATTATCGCCGTGTTTGGCGCCTGGGTGATTCGCAAAATTCCGGTCGTCCGCGAGATTCTTCCTTAG
- a CDS encoding ATP-binding protein, with product MQMPSTEAELKQLIELLKVQGQDSQQIEVKSAAGGLPKTVAETLSAFSNGLGGLLILGLDEENGFLPARKFKAKNISDALAGVCSDNLVPPVRADIEIINHDGSQLVMAQVPPLQPKDKPCYIKTKNVYGGSFIRTGDGDRKLSAYEIDRLKENERQPNWDVELVEEAGLDALDDDLVSAVLDRERQNHPRLFAKLPDETAMMKLRIIGKSANGILHPTLAGLLCLGEYPQEFFPRLTITYAVFPGSTKASAITGQRYLDSGTLVGPIPSLVEDGVNVVMKNMRIGGVVRGAFRHDLFDYPPAAIREALTNALMHRDYSPAARGTQVQLNMYADRLEIINPGGLFGTVTIESLGTTGLSSSRNQFLSHLLEMTPYGEGGFVAENRGTGYQEIMTQLEREMLPPAIPVDRLDSFSLTFERRRMTLAEQGAAAGMSSREKILEYLRSHSSATSRELAGAAGIGVGGARAVLNKLLKEGLIYRTEPSSSPKQRYKMS from the coding sequence ATGCAAATGCCATCGACGGAGGCAGAACTAAAGCAACTTATAGAACTTCTAAAAGTTCAAGGGCAAGACAGCCAGCAGATTGAGGTTAAATCTGCGGCCGGAGGGTTGCCGAAAACTGTTGCGGAAACCTTGTCGGCATTCAGCAATGGCCTTGGCGGGTTACTGATACTGGGGTTGGACGAAGAGAACGGCTTTCTACCGGCAAGAAAGTTTAAGGCAAAGAACATATCCGATGCGCTAGCTGGAGTGTGCAGCGACAATCTAGTGCCGCCGGTTAGGGCAGATATTGAAATTATCAATCATGACGGTTCGCAATTAGTCATGGCACAAGTCCCGCCACTTCAGCCCAAAGACAAACCGTGCTACATAAAGACGAAGAACGTTTATGGCGGCTCTTTTATCCGAACAGGCGATGGCGACCGTAAACTATCGGCCTACGAAATTGATCGGCTAAAAGAAAATGAAAGACAGCCAAACTGGGATGTTGAACTCGTTGAAGAGGCCGGCCTAGACGCGCTCGACGATGATTTGGTGAGCGCCGTCCTAGACAGAGAGCGACAAAATCATCCTCGATTATTCGCTAAGCTGCCAGACGAAACTGCGATGATGAAACTTCGCATAATAGGAAAATCTGCCAATGGCATTCTTCACCCCACCTTGGCAGGATTGTTATGCCTAGGCGAATACCCGCAAGAGTTTTTCCCGCGCCTGACAATAACTTATGCGGTATTTCCCGGCTCAACTAAAGCGTCAGCAATCACTGGGCAACGTTATTTAGATTCGGGGACGCTGGTCGGGCCAATACCTTCCTTAGTAGAGGACGGGGTAAATGTTGTTATGAAAAATATGCGGATTGGTGGTGTTGTCCGCGGGGCTTTCAGACATGATTTATTTGATTACCCTCCCGCAGCAATACGTGAGGCACTAACCAACGCCTTAATGCACAGAGACTATTCACCGGCTGCACGCGGCACTCAAGTACAACTCAATATGTACGCTGACCGACTAGAAATAATCAATCCTGGCGGACTATTCGGCACAGTAACCATTGAATCCCTTGGCACGACCGGGCTGTCGTCATCCAGAAACCAGTTCCTATCACATCTACTAGAAATGACCCCCTATGGCGAAGGCGGATTTGTGGCAGAAAACCGTGGAACCGGTTACCAAGAAATAATGACCCAACTGGAGCGAGAAATGCTCCCGCCAGCTATACCTGTTGACCGCCTAGACAGTTTCAGCTTGACTTTCGAGAGGCGACGCATGACTTTGGCAGAGCAGGGTGCTGCCGCTGGGATGTCCTCCCGCGAAAAAATTCTTGAGTATTTACGTTCGCACTCAAGTGCAACTAGCCGCGAGTTAGCGGGTGCAGCCGGAATAGGAGTGGGTGGGGCACGAGCCGTTCTCAATAAACTATTAAAAGAAGGCTTAATCTATCGGACAGAGCCTAGTAGCAGCCCTAAACAGCGATACAAGATGAGCTAA
- a CDS encoding cation diffusion facilitator family transporter, with translation MSHQHQHSYPAVTGRLWFALIVTFTVFVVEIIGAALTSSLAVVVDLGHVLTDLAGLAMALIAAKLAAKPTTASRTWGWTRAEVIAAACQAMVLIGVGTYAVVEAVRRLTDPPTIDGRGLLFVGIVGLAGNIASLVVLSGARDKNLNLKAAFLEVLNDALGSLAVIVSAIVVSTTGWFAADAIASLVIAALIVPRAIMILKSAGRILMEFSPKGLDLEEVRTHLLSLPHVMDVHDVHASTVGTGLPVFSAHIVLPKDCFEDGHSIEVLRDAETCLSEHHQVALLHTTLQLEPEGYSHRHEEVLHA, from the coding sequence ATGTCGCATCAGCATCAGCATTCTTATCCGGCCGTGACTGGCAGACTTTGGTTCGCGCTTATCGTGACCTTCACCGTATTTGTTGTTGAGATTATCGGCGCTGCTTTGACGTCTAGTCTGGCGGTTGTTGTTGATTTGGGGCACGTCCTTACCGATTTAGCGGGGTTAGCGATGGCTCTGATAGCTGCCAAATTAGCCGCAAAGCCAACCACTGCTAGCCGCACCTGGGGTTGGACGCGGGCTGAGGTGATCGCGGCCGCTTGTCAGGCGATGGTGCTGATTGGGGTGGGCACTTACGCGGTTGTTGAAGCGGTGCGACGCTTAACCGACCCACCCACTATCGACGGGCGCGGCCTATTGTTCGTCGGTATCGTCGGGTTGGCGGGAAATATCGCGAGCCTAGTTGTGTTGTCCGGGGCTAGGGATAAGAATCTAAACCTCAAGGCAGCATTTCTTGAAGTGTTAAACGATGCACTCGGCTCGCTGGCGGTGATTGTTTCCGCAATCGTCGTTTCTACCACTGGGTGGTTTGCAGCTGATGCGATAGCAAGCTTGGTGATCGCTGCGTTGATCGTGCCTAGGGCGATAATGATTCTTAAGTCTGCTGGCAGGATTTTGATGGAGTTTTCCCCGAAAGGCCTTGATTTGGAGGAAGTTCGCACTCACTTATTGAGCCTTCCTCATGTCATGGACGTCCACGACGTGCATGCCTCTACTGTTGGGACAGGTTTGCCAGTCTTCAGTGCCCATATCGTACTGCCTAAGGACTGTTTCGAGGACGGCCACAGTATTGAAGTGCTGCGAGACGCCGAAACTTGCCTGAGTGAACATCACCAGGTGGCACTGCTGCACACCACACTCCAGCTTGAACCAGAGGGGTACTCGCACCGCCACGAAGAGGTACTGCACGCTTAA
- a CDS encoding ABC-F family ATP-binding cassette domain-containing protein produces the protein MSAIHLDNISFSYSSVPLLKRLSLHVSDGERACLIGPNGCGKTTLLRITSGDLLPEQGTVKIDGVNTDLSYLPSTEKFNGTVEDYLNAALRPLRTIAAQFYDVSAKIEERTSLVEVGRDYDRLLAQMTSFDVWALDARVDEVLSGLGLEMFAGSRRNRGWGTLSPGQRRRLQLAATLIVKPEVLILDEPSNHLDADAVSFLTQTVNNWGGAVLMTSHDRAFIEDTATVIYDMDVEVWNALAKAKSMNKDVGLYQCRGTYSKYLAEKASARRRHAEVHAVQQAEKRKLRKHRQAASKISRGGVRLANAEGKAKKFFADRAATTAERRIRNDDNRLETLISQEVRKPRSYDLSFPFEQPASRTGVAVSARRAAVKHRLAPVSFDLTYGEHLLVTGANGAGKSTLLNWIYTGQPPNDADASGTISCDKPVSIVPQHLPLKHDPGFTTEIWHMGIGEIGKGILHPSLWVTPVPELSAGNQRRAQIAIALATAPAILIIDEPTNYLDLDAMQALEEALINWTGTLIIASHDRWLINHWQGRTIHTH, from the coding sequence ATGTCTGCTATTCATCTTGATAATATTTCTTTTTCTTACTCATCTGTGCCGTTGCTAAAGAGACTCAGTTTGCACGTCAGCGATGGGGAGCGCGCCTGTTTGATTGGTCCCAACGGCTGCGGAAAAACGACGTTGCTCCGCATCACTTCAGGCGACCTGTTACCAGAGCAGGGAACCGTCAAAATCGACGGGGTAAATACTGATTTGTCCTACTTACCGAGCACTGAAAAATTCAACGGGACTGTCGAAGATTACCTTAATGCCGCGCTGCGTCCACTGCGAACCATTGCTGCTCAGTTTTACGATGTCTCTGCCAAAATTGAGGAGAGAACCAGTCTTGTTGAAGTAGGTCGAGACTATGACCGGTTACTTGCTCAGATGACAAGTTTCGACGTTTGGGCGCTCGATGCTCGAGTTGATGAGGTGCTATCCGGTCTCGGCTTGGAGATGTTTGCCGGGTCAAGGCGTAACAGAGGTTGGGGAACATTGTCTCCTGGCCAACGCCGTCGCCTTCAACTAGCAGCGACTCTTATCGTTAAACCAGAAGTGTTGATTCTGGACGAACCTAGCAATCATCTCGATGCTGACGCCGTCAGTTTCCTAACCCAGACAGTTAACAACTGGGGCGGTGCAGTCCTGATGACAAGCCATGACCGAGCGTTCATCGAAGATACCGCAACAGTTATTTACGACATGGACGTGGAGGTGTGGAATGCGCTGGCTAAAGCTAAAAGCATGAATAAGGACGTCGGTCTTTACCAGTGTAGGGGCACCTACTCCAAGTATCTTGCTGAAAAGGCTAGTGCCCGCCGTAGACATGCTGAAGTGCATGCCGTCCAACAAGCCGAAAAACGTAAGCTGCGAAAGCATCGGCAGGCAGCCAGCAAAATCTCTAGAGGCGGTGTTCGGTTGGCTAACGCTGAGGGTAAAGCAAAAAAGTTCTTTGCTGACCGTGCTGCCACGACGGCTGAACGTCGGATCCGAAACGACGATAACCGGTTAGAGACTCTCATTAGCCAAGAAGTACGTAAACCCCGTAGCTATGACTTGTCGTTCCCGTTTGAGCAACCAGCCAGCCGCACGGGGGTAGCAGTATCTGCCAGGCGAGCCGCAGTGAAGCACCGTTTGGCGCCCGTCAGTTTCGACCTCACCTACGGCGAGCACCTGCTTGTCACCGGGGCTAATGGGGCAGGTAAATCCACGCTACTGAACTGGATCTATACCGGGCAGCCGCCCAATGATGCCGATGCTAGTGGGACAATCTCCTGCGACAAGCCGGTCAGTATCGTTCCTCAACACCTACCGCTTAAGCACGATCCGGGATTCACCACGGAAATTTGGCACATGGGAATCGGTGAAATCGGAAAAGGAATACTGCACCCGTCACTTTGGGTAACCCCGGTTCCTGAATTGTCTGCCGGTAATCAACGCAGAGCGCAAATCGCAATAGCGCTCGCAACAGCCCCAGCCATACTCATCATTGATGAACCAACCAACTATCTCGACTTGGATGCAATGCAAGCGTTAGAAGAAGCGCTAATCAATTGGACGGGGACACTGATTATCGCCAGCCACGACCGATGGCTCATTAACCACTGGCAGGGCAGAACAATCCATACCCACTAG
- a CDS encoding TfoX/Sxy family protein: MNDLTDLPNIGPKLAQALIEVGIDSPEKLADVGSVEAWWRVHPQFTCLHSLLALEGAIQGIPKSLLDQKTRERLRQETFSG; this comes from the coding sequence ATGAATGACTTGACTGATCTTCCAAATATCGGGCCGAAGCTAGCGCAGGCACTTATCGAGGTAGGGATTGACTCCCCTGAGAAGCTAGCCGACGTAGGCAGCGTAGAGGCGTGGTGGCGTGTTCACCCTCAATTCACCTGTCTGCACTCGTTACTTGCTCTTGAGGGTGCGATTCAAGGTATTCCTAAAAGCTTGCTTGATCAGAAAACTCGCGAACGATTGCGGCAGGAAACATTTAGTGGTTGA
- a CDS encoding virulence RhuM family protein has translation MEGSSMTVEDGERPAESNGQMLIYQDPESPVSIEVRLEGETVWLTQQQMAELFQSSRSNVVEHIGNIYAEGELDEEATCREFRQVRLEGSRKVARVLPHYNLDMIISLGYRIRSKTATQFRRWATERLKEYLLKGFTLDDERLKSLGGGSYWYELLERIRDIRSSEKVMYRQVLDLYATSVDYDPRSQDSIAFFKMVQNKLHYAAHGHTAAEIIHERADASKPFMGLTTFKGGQPTLAEVKVAKNYLKEDELRVLNRLVSGYFDFAEVQAMNHRPMHMSDYVEHLDSILAATGQQQLQGAGKVSHQNAIKKATTEYRKYQTHTLSQVERDYLETIKRLETRAKNAERDTP, from the coding sequence ATGGAGGGCAGTTCCATGACCGTAGAGGACGGTGAACGACCCGCTGAGTCAAACGGGCAGATGCTGATTTATCAGGATCCTGAGAGCCCGGTCAGTATTGAGGTCAGGCTTGAGGGTGAGACGGTTTGGCTCACGCAGCAGCAGATGGCGGAGCTTTTTCAGAGTTCTAGGTCTAATGTTGTGGAACATATCGGCAATATCTATGCCGAGGGAGAATTGGACGAGGAGGCAACCTGTCGGGAATTCCGACAGGTTCGTCTTGAGGGTAGCCGCAAGGTAGCGAGAGTACTACCGCACTACAACCTTGACATGATTATTTCCCTGGGGTACCGGATTAGATCAAAGACTGCCACGCAGTTTAGACGTTGGGCGACTGAGAGGTTAAAAGAGTACCTTCTCAAAGGTTTCACCTTAGATGACGAGCGACTTAAGAGCCTCGGTGGCGGATCTTACTGGTATGAACTTCTCGAGCGGATTCGTGATATCCGCTCCTCGGAAAAAGTTATGTACCGACAAGTGTTGGATCTGTATGCCACCAGTGTGGACTACGACCCGAGAAGCCAAGACTCGATTGCGTTTTTCAAGATGGTTCAGAACAAGTTGCATTACGCGGCTCACGGGCACACAGCGGCGGAAATAATTCATGAGCGGGCGGACGCTTCCAAGCCTTTCATGGGACTGACTACTTTCAAGGGCGGCCAACCCACGCTCGCGGAAGTGAAGGTGGCTAAGAACTACTTGAAAGAGGACGAGCTCAGGGTGCTGAATCGTCTTGTTTCCGGTTATTTTGATTTTGCGGAAGTTCAAGCTATGAATCACCGTCCTATGCACATGAGCGACTACGTTGAGCACCTTGACAGCATTCTGGCAGCAACTGGGCAACAGCAACTCCAAGGAGCCGGAAAAGTTAGTCATCAGAATGCGATCAAAAAGGCAACTACTGAGTACCGCAAATATCAGACACATACACTTTCTCAGGTCGAGCGGGACTATCTAGAAACCATCAAAAGGCTCGAAACGAGAGCCAAAAACGCAGAGCGCGATACTCCTTGA